The DNA region GCCGCTGAGGGCGCAGAGAACAGAATGAGAACGACAGAAGAATTACTAACAAGGAAAAAAATGCAAAACAAAAATTATTGTTAGAGAAATGCTAACGAGACAGGAGCATATCATTTAAACAATAACAGTTTTTTCTCAGCGTGCTCTGCGTCTCTGCGGTGAAAATTAATAAATCTAAAAAGGAAAATCCCCATGCAAAATAACGCACTCATTACCATCGAAGACCTGTTGAAAGCCTATCCCATGGGCAAGGGTGAATTCATTGCCCTGAAGGATATCAACCTGCAGTTCAAGAAAGGAGAATTCGCCGGACTGGTGGGGCCCAGCGGTTCCGGGAAGACCACCATGCTGAACATCATCGGCTCACTGGACAAACCGACCAAGGGCGAGACCACTGTGCTGGACAAAAAAATCAGCCAGCTCTCCCACAAGGAGGCGGCGGCGCTCCGCAACCATCATATGGGATTCATCTTCCAGACCTACAATCTATTGCCGGTCTATACGGTCTATGAGAACGTGAAGCTACCGCTTCTTTTGCTGAAACATCTCTCCAAAAAGGAGATGGACAGCATGGTTAAGGATGCGCTGGATTGGGTCGGTCTCACCGACAAGATCGACTCCAAACCGGCGCAGCTCTCCGGCGGCGAATGCCAGCGAGTAGCGGTGGCGCGTGCCATGGTCAAGCGTCCGAAGCTCGTGCTGGCGGACGAACCCACCGCCAATCTGGATGCGAAGAACGCCCACAACATCCTGCAGATGATGGAGCGCCTGAACGAGGAACTGGAGACCACCTTCATCTTTGCCACCCACGACGAAAAAGTCATCAAATACCTGCGCCGGCAGATCTCGCTGGAAGA from Candidatus Neomarinimicrobiota bacterium includes:
- a CDS encoding ABC transporter ATP-binding protein is translated as MQNNALITIEDLLKAYPMGKGEFIALKDINLQFKKGEFAGLVGPSGSGKTTMLNIIGSLDKPTKGETTVLDKKISQLSHKEAAALRNHHMGFIFQTYNLLPVYTVYENVKLPLLLLKHLSKKEMDSMVKDALDWVGLTDKIDSKPAQLSGGECQRVAVARAMVKRPKLVLADEPTANLDAKNAHNILQMMERLNEELETTFIFATHDEKVIKYLRRQISLEDGRVVADDVVQA